A region of the Peredibacter starrii genome:
ACCAGACGAACAGTTGGAATGTTACGACTTACTTCCAGAGCGTTTCTGAAAGTCATTGGGCCTTTAAACTCTCCATCGTAGTTTCGAGGTTTCCAACTTAAAGAATCATCCACACCACCAAGGGCCTGCGGAGAATCCATGAGAATCGAAGAAGGATTGTAACCATTCTCTAAACCCGCGGCATAGATGAAAGGCTTGAAGGCCGATCCAGGCTGACGAGAGGATTGGATTACGCGGTTAAATTGAGATTTTTTAAAATCAACACCACCAACCAGAGTTACGATTTCACCGGTGTGAGTGTTAAGAGCAATGAGAGCACCTTCCACTTCTGGATCTTGATCGAGCGAAGCACGAATGAATTTTTGTTTTGCTAATAGAGCACGAAGAGCAGGATCTTTAAACTTCTTGAAGAAGTCTGCGCTGATCAATTGATCAGAAGAAACCGACTTATCCACGATATTCACCAGAACAACTGCACCACGTTTTAAGATCTTCGATGGAGTTTTTTGAGGCTGGAACCAATGAGGCTCTTCACCAAATTTTCTTTCATGGGCCCATTCAAAACCAGACTCAGGAATAATGACCTTTGTTCCTGCGATCTCAACCAGAATCGTGCGTTTAGCATCATCAACGGCCAATACCACACCTTGGTAGGCCTTATCTAATTGAAGGAACTTTAAGAAGGGATCGTTTTGCGAGTTTCCGATTTCAACCAGGCTCTGGAAACGTTCGTTTAGTTTTCCTTTCTCTTCTTCATAGTAAGAAAAAGTTTTTTCTAATGAATCATCATCTTCGTGAAACTCGAAAATGTTTTTACCGGCCGTGGTGTAAGTGAAGAAACTTGATTGCTCACGAAGAATACTTTTTCTTTGATCAACCAGGAAGGCCTTAATTTCTTCATCGCTTGTTAGTTGCTTAATCGCGCCTTTGAAACCTTGGCGCTTATCAAGTTCTTTGACGCGATCACGTACTGCTTTCTCGGCCTTGGATTGGAGTGACCAATCAAGAGTCGTAACAACTTTAAAGCCGTTAGTCAGGAACTCTTCAGTTCCGACCGATTTCATAACTTCCTGGCGAATCCAGTCAGTGAAGTGTCCACCCTTCACATCGTTAGTGCGACGGATGCGCATCTTGATATCTTCTTTCAGAGCAGCTTGATATTCTTCTTCAGTAATTTTCTTCGTCTCATACATACGCTTTAAAACGTAGTTCTGACGAACCTTAGCGTACTGCGGATTAACATATGGTGAGTAACGTCCTGGGGCCACCAGAAGACCGGCCACAAGGGCCGCTTCGGCCGGAGTTGCTTGGTTAAGATCTTTATCAAAGTAACCTTTGAAAGCGGCCTTAACACCGTAGTAACCACCACCAAGATAAACTTGGTTTAAGTATAAGAAGAGAATTTCATCTTTTGAAAATTTCTGTTCAATTTTGCGGGCAAGAAGGAGATCTTTAACTTTTCTCGAGATGGTACGTTCTTTAGTAAGGAGGAATGACTTCGCCACCTGCTGAGTAATCGTCGATCCACCTTGCACCAGACGACCTTCTTTCATGTTCACGATGAAAGCACGCACGATACCGTAATAATCGATACCTTCATGGTTATAGAAGTTATCATCCTCGGCAGCGAGGAAGGCGCCTACGACACGCTTAGGAATCTTATCAAAGGCAACCACTTCACGGGTCTCAGTCCCGATGTCCAAAAGCACTTCGCCATCTTTTGAATAAATGCGCGAGTTCATCGGAGGGTTATAATCTTTCAATGAATTAATCTGTGGAAGATCCATCGATATATAGAAGAAGAGTCCTACAACTGAGAAGACTCCAAATAGACACATAATCGCAAGGACTGCGAGGGTTTTTACCAGACGTTTCAAGGACATTCCTCTGTGAGATAAGTTCTTACTTATTTTAAGGGAAAATGGATTTAATGAAAGAATTACTCTTTATATTCTAATTCTTTGAGACTATCGCTCAGGATTTTAATTTTCTTCTCGGCATTTTCCAGGGTCGAACGACATTTACGATAAAGCTCGATTCCTTGTTCAAAACGTTTCAAGCTTTGATCTAGGTTCACATCTCCCGACTCTAATTCTCGGACAATCTTCTCAAGCTCTTTTAAAGAGGTCTCAAAGTCCAAAGTGGTGCTGTTTTTGGTTTCCATTCCATGATCCTGTTGTCGTTTTGACACTTACATTGGCCTTCATCTTCTCATGAAGAGACGAACTTCGACAAGTTTCCGCGATGTTAGAACGTGCGGACTAAATTGCCTATGCTAGGTTTCTGGCACATAGGTTGCTAAAATTTGCCTACGAGGGCATTTTTCGCCCACTCCATCAGGATAAAGGAGTCTGATTGAAAAATATTTGGGTGCCGTTATCAGGGCAAGTGGCCCAACAGCGCAAAGTTGAAACGATTGCTAACAATGTGGCGAACGCTAACACTGTTGGCTTTAAGAAAGATCAACTTGTCTTTAAAGAACATCTCACTGCACTCACTCAGGGTGTGGAAGATATCGACATTCCTCGCAAAGAATTTTCTCCTGCGGATTTCTATCACACTCAAGGTGTTGAGAACGCCATGGTGGCAGTTGATGGAAGTTTCACTATTTTTGAACAAGGTCAATTAACTCCAACCAGTAACCCGCTCGATGTGGGTCTACAAGGTGATGGATTTCTAGAAGTTCTGACTCCCACTGGTGTGCGTTTCACTCGTAAAGGAAACCTCTCATTAAGTCGTGAAGGTGAATTGGTAACAGATCAGGGCTTTAAGGTTTTGAGCTCTCTTAACGTTTCTAATGAGGCCCTTCGTGAACCGGCAGCGGCGGAAAGCTTTCCTAAACCGGAAGATCGCATTCTACGTGTTCCAACCAACATGAAACTCACAATCAATCAAGACGGTGAAGTTCTAACTCGTGATGGTGTGGTGGGAAAACTCTCGGTTGTAGAATTCCAGGAC
Encoded here:
- a CDS encoding flagellar hook-basal body protein, yielding MKNIWVPLSGQVAQQRKVETIANNVANANTVGFKKDQLVFKEHLTALTQGVEDIDIPRKEFSPADFYHTQGVENAMVAVDGSFTIFEQGQLTPTSNPLDVGLQGDGFLEVLTPTGVRFTRKGNLSLSREGELVTDQGFKVLSSLNVSNEALREPAAAESFPKPEDRILRVPTNMKLTINQDGEVLTRDGVVGKLSVVEFQDKHALRKEGNSLYITPDETNINRTNIKTTVNQGFLEGSNVNAIEEMSELIKAHRHFESIQKAINTYDSISGKAANDIGKF
- a CDS encoding exodeoxyribonuclease VII small subunit; this encodes METKNSTTLDFETSLKELEKIVRELESGDVNLDQSLKRFEQGIELYRKCRSTLENAEKKIKILSDSLKELEYKE
- a CDS encoding penicillin-binding protein 1A — protein: MKRLVKTLAVLAIMCLFGVFSVVGLFFYISMDLPQINSLKDYNPPMNSRIYSKDGEVLLDIGTETREVVAFDKIPKRVVGAFLAAEDDNFYNHEGIDYYGIVRAFIVNMKEGRLVQGGSTITQQVAKSFLLTKERTISRKVKDLLLARKIEQKFSKDEILFLYLNQVYLGGGYYGVKAAFKGYFDKDLNQATPAEAALVAGLLVAPGRYSPYVNPQYAKVRQNYVLKRMYETKKITEEEYQAALKEDIKMRIRRTNDVKGGHFTDWIRQEVMKSVGTEEFLTNGFKVVTTLDWSLQSKAEKAVRDRVKELDKRQGFKGAIKQLTSDEEIKAFLVDQRKSILREQSSFFTYTTAGKNIFEFHEDDDSLEKTFSYYEEEKGKLNERFQSLVEIGNSQNDPFLKFLQLDKAYQGVVLAVDDAKRTILVEIAGTKVIIPESGFEWAHERKFGEEPHWFQPQKTPSKILKRGAVVLVNIVDKSVSSDQLISADFFKKFKDPALRALLAKQKFIRASLDQDPEVEGALIALNTHTGEIVTLVGGVDFKKSQFNRVIQSSRQPGSAFKPFIYAAGLENGYNPSSILMDSPQALGGVDDSLSWKPRNYDGEFKGPMTFRNALEVSRNIPTVRLVQDLGVNKIHEFVNRFHIQAQIPKDMSLSLGSFGISLAELTKGYAVFPNGGKAVRLRHITSIKDRTGKSYPIPPADAAWPPETEKPKVEPAPEVAEGETAPALPQGNPFQQNLSSVQVYDPRLAFVMTNLLRGVATYGTAATAGKALGYNVGGKTGTTNNYVDALFVGFSDTLAVGTWAGFDDNRPLGYGETGTRAALPIFIDYMSSAMPKYGAPDFPVPDGITSMLVNKQTGKVLPPGSTDGFLESFVTGFDPNSDTQVFDPNSQSTGGKPSSIDDEGFWENQ